In the genome of Rhopalosiphum padi isolate XX-2018 chromosome 1, ASM2088224v1, whole genome shotgun sequence, the window ttatctgAGCTGTTATCCGGCCATATATTTTGCCCAATAGAGTTGTTGTGCTAGGAACACCTGACTATTTAATtgctatactaattattatttggacCTAGATGCTAGTAAAAATACTATGGCTTACAAAGATAAAGTGCATGACACCAATAGAACTTAATAACTAGGTAAATTTAGGTTTTTCATGTTTTAGTTGACACTAAGAGTTACCAATCGTACTAATTAAAGCTGATTGATCGAagtaattatcaaaaataaaaataaagttttatgaaacaaattaataataaatattatttaattgcaaaAGGTGTACAATTTTGGTACCTATTACTACATAGTATATCTAAGAATTGTGTTTCCCAAATTCAAATACTTGTTAATCCAcagttaatgtataatttaatttaatatatagcttagtctttaattttttaatttttagtaaaaaaatcatgttttctATTATGAATCAATCATCTTTTACTGTCATGGTTAATAAAAAACGATTGTAGCAAAAGATCaagtaaaagtatattattaaaatatgagtgTAGTGATCAGGCTTCATTGGTTACATAAACTATacccacatattataatttgtatttaataatataataatgatagtaataagTGCATTATAACATAAACGTTGaatgttttgttaattaataattttaaattttctatttgtttacttaatttaaccatttatttaaaaataatttatttgtttttttctaataaaatgcatGTTGTAATATGCCATttgcaaatgtattatttataatcagttaattatatggtttttatattttttagaaagaaAACGTATAAAAACTTCTGATGGTGACAGTGATTCTGATGCTGAAGTTGATGATGAATATACAgagtatgttaatttttaaatataatctttacatttatacaacaataatatgtgtTGTTCTTGTTTTTAGTGAAAAGAATTTTGTAAAAGATAGTACCTCAGAAATGCGACAAAAAGCTTTGGAGTTGTTAAACACATCCACTGAAATAGAATTGAGAGCAGTGAAAGGAATGACCATTAAAAAATTTGATGCTATTGTTGCTCTTCGACCATTTTCAACTTGGTATGATGCTGTAAGTGGAAATCATAAAATGCTGCAAAtcattagaaattaattataataataaataatttcttgaaATAGACATGTAAAGCGAAAAACTCTCGCTTAATTGGTGAGCAGACTTTACAAAATGTGATGCATATGGTCTCTTGCCAAGAAATTGTTGCTCAGTTAATGAAGAAATGTGAGATATTAGCATTGAAAAATGGACATTCTATTACTACCACTAACATGCTTATAAAATCGCAACCAGACAGTTTAAATAAagagtatgataataatttttttttttatatttaatttgtttgtctAACACAAAGAATAGGTTACAGCTTGCTGGATATCAGATGATAGGACTCAACTGGCTCATGTTGATGAATTCACAAAAGCTCAATATGATGTTAGCTGATGAAATGGGCTTAGGAAAGACTGTGCAAGTAATCGCATTCTTAGCCTATCTCAAAGAGTCTGGTCGTACACATTCTGATATGCCCCAGTTGATCGTTGTACCTGCTTCAACATTaggtatttttgtttatatattaattagaatttctaataattataactttattttgaatttacctCTATTTTTAGACAACTGGTACCAAGAATTTAAAAGGTGGTGTCCTACAATGGCTGTTGAAAAATATCATGGATCAATGGATGAAAGAAGATACTTACGAACAAAATGGATTAGGAATGGATTTGGTGATGTTGATGTGGTATTGACTacgtatgtttaataattattatgtctttaaatatgaattcataTAGTTAGTTAATGTTActctatatttatagttatagttgTGCTGCAAATTCACCAGaggaaaaaaagttttttaaaaccaaaGAATTCCATTACATTGTATACGATGAAGcacataagttaaaaaatatgacatCACAAACTTTTGAAGTTTTCTCTAGTTTCAATGTAAGACATCAACTagcttaaatgtttttttaaatatttatctttaaaattattacttttttgtagGGAaactataagatattattaactGGTACaccactacaaaataatttattagagttAATGTCATTGTTAATATTTCTTATGCCAACATTATTCCGTGGCaaagtagataatataaaatttttattttcaaaaggaACAGTAAGTATTTGctataaaaacagttaaatcTAATGTcatgatatacatttataaattaaatatagaaagGTACtggttcaaaatatgaaatgcaTCGTATTGAACAAGCAAAACGAATTATCGAACCATTCATGTTGAGACGTTTGAAAGCAGATGTATTGAAATCTCTGCCTGTAAAAACTTTGGTTATCAATAATGTTATCATGACTGAACATCAAAAGACTCGCTACAACACGTTGGTTGATGAGATTAAAGAAGCATCTATAGGCAAAGAGGTAACAGATAACAGTCATATGATGTGGTTAATGATGTTGAGAAAGTTGACAAATCATCCACTTTTATTAAGATATCATTTTGAGGTGAGTTGTAAGTTgctttatgatatttatttcactatttaTGAAAGATcaatcttatttataatttcaggatgacaaattatataaaatggccAAGTTATTGGCTTTAGACCCgacatataaacaaaaaaatgaacaataca includes:
- the LOC132932436 gene encoding SWI/SNF-related matrix-associated actin-dependent regulator of chromatin subfamily A containing DEAD/H box 1 homolog — encoded protein: MSSPVDRDSDSPSPNALGDLRSFRFSKKPSFSHEAVASGSSLVIEESPIFVRQRKLQTIILSSDEEDKDNTGPFLNGDGSHLIEELEYEDIAGAHDVSSDDSNNAPNNVNGSTKSFDNFGQSTSNGVSMKITKPNATPPPPVAMPARKRLQPQTKKRKRIKTSDGDSDSDAEVDDEYTDEKNFVKDSTSEMRQKALELLNTSTEIELRAVKGMTIKKFDAIVALRPFSTWYDATCKAKNSRLIGEQTLQNVMHMVSCQEIVAQLMKKCEILALKNGHSITTTNMLIKSQPDSLNKELQLAGYQMIGLNWLMLMNSQKLNMMLADEMGLGKTVQVIAFLAYLKESGRTHSDMPQLIVVPASTLDNWYQEFKRWCPTMAVEKYHGSMDERRYLRTKWIRNGFGDVDVVLTTYSCAANSPEEKKFFKTKEFHYIVYDEAHKLKNMTSQTFEVFSSFNGNYKILLTGTPLQNNLLELMSLLIFLMPTLFRGKVDNIKFLFSKGTKGTGSKYEMHRIEQAKRIIEPFMLRRLKADVLKSLPVKTLVINNVIMTEHQKTRYNTLVDEIKEASIGKEVTDNSHMMWLMMLRKLTNHPLLLRYHFEDDKLYKMAKLLALDPTYKQKNEQYIAEDLSFMSDFDLHKMCTEHRCLNKLGYDLPIQVFLDSGKFQLLNQILPDLKDRGHRVLIFSQFLQILDLLEIYMSHCGHSYLRLDGSTQVQERQLMIDLYNMDESLFAFLLSTKAGGLGINLTAADTVIIHDIDYNPYNDKQAEDRCHRVGQTKPVKVIKFISKDSVEESMFKVAQDKLNLEQQVTGGGNDDEEPDKKTMAQLLKQSLGIEDVSS